The sequence below is a genomic window from Paenibacillus silvisoli.
TCCAGCTGTCGTCCCGAAGTACGCTCTTCATAAGACACCGGTTCCTTGGTCACCCATGCGGTTACGCCCAAAGCCGCAATCGGCTCATAGATCGCGTCGCGAATTCTCGGCAAGAGCCCTTTTGCCTTCTCCAGTTTGATTTTCTTCGTTTCGTAAGGCATTATGCTCCCTCCAAATCATCTGTAGGTTCGTTTATTTCGTCATCAGATCCGCGTTCTTCTGCGCACCTTGCGCATTCAACCTGTTAATCGCCACAATATAAATTATATTTATTATATCATTATAGGTCAATTCAATTTTTTGCGATAGATACAAAAACCGACCGCGCCGTAAATGGATCTCATTTACGGTACGGCCGGTTTGGATGCATACAAGTAACCTGTCTTATCGGGCAGAATCCGCCGGGCCCGTCGTTTGCCTCATGACGAGGCTCGGGTTCAAGCTGATTTTCCGATAGCCAATCGGCTTTCCTTTATTCCCGATAACCTCCAGCAAAATGTTGACGGCTTCGCTTCCGATCCGCTGCTCCGATTGGTCGATATGCGTTAGCAGGCTGAATTCCTCCAGCATCGGACTCGGGTTGTCGAAGGTAATGATCGAGATGTCTTCCGGCACGCGCAGTCCGACCTGCTTGGCGATCGAGAGGATGTGGACGCCGAGCGCGCAGTTCAAGGCAATATAGGCCGTTGCCATCCGGTTCTTGATGAACCGGTAGAGCGGATGCTCCGCATTCATGACCGGCGAGTCTCCATCCGGCTGGAGAAACAGACTTGTCGCTTCCTTTTCCTTCTTCGCCGCATTCACTTCGAAATCGGTCAAGATGAGCGCCGGATTGATTAACGCGCCTTTCTGCTTCAACGCTTCGTTATAGCCTTGAATTCGCTCCTCCACCGACACGGTCATAAGCGGGGAGTCCGAACAGATCGCAATGTTCCGGTGGCCGAGGCTCCACAAATGATCGACGGCAAGCATCGAAGCTTGCACGCTGTCAGAGGTTACGACATTCGTTTCCACGCCCGGCAGATGGCGGTCGATGAGCACGAACGGGTAATTTTGCATCTTAAGCGCAATGATCTCCTCGTTGTACACTTCGGCGTCGACCGGAAAAATAATAAGCCCGTCCACGTTATGCTTTAATTCGCGAATAACTTCTTTCTCGGTTTCTTTGGAGTTATACGTGAACATCACGACGACGGAATATTCGCTCGCTTCCAGCGCTTGCGTAATGCCGTGGATAAGCCGGATCGCGAAATAGTCGCCGATGAACGGAAAGACGACCCCGATCTTTGAGCGAAACGCTTTTCTCTCTTCCAAGACACCGTAATCCATCATAGTCGCGCTTGCAGTCATATGCGTTTCCGGAATGCCTTTAATGAAGCTGCCCCGGCCCGGAATGCGGTAAATCCATCCGTCCTTCGCAAGCTCCGCCAGCGCATTGACGACCGTAATCCGGCTTACCTCGAACTGATCCATCAGATCCTTTTCCGTCGGAATTTTATCGTCTTCGACAAGCTTCCTCGAAATAATCAGATCCTTAAAATGATTCTGTATGCGAATATAAAGTGGCTCTCTATCTTGACTCATGAGCCGGTCCCCCAATACTTGTTGATATTATATCAAATATATCATAAACATTCCTCACGATAAAGGAATTTGATAGTCGGATTCGGGCGCATCTTCTCAAGAGAAGGAACGAATTATTGGGAAACAATTGGAATAAGTTACCTACGGCTCATTTCTATATATGTTTATTATAGCAAACAATGTAAATGCTCATACATGAATGTAAATAAACGCAATTGAAGCGCATGATCGAAAAGCCGTCCTCCGATCGTTCATCGGAAAACGGCTTTAGAACTACCACTCCAAGCTGACTGCAATTCCTTCCGGGGCACCCGGGTACCGGAGCAGCGCCGTACCGGATTCCGCATCATAGCGGCATTCGGCAGCCGCGCCGCCAGCCAGCGCGCGAACCGGCTCGCTTGCGACGGCGATTCGAGTGCTGACGGTCATATCCGACGGAGACTCCGATACGAAGGAGAAGCGCGCCGCCTCCAGCCGTTTGTCCCGTATCTTCGAGGAGCTGACAATAATTTCAGGAGCTCCGCCCGCCGACCGCTTCAGACTGCCAAGATCGTACAGCAAGCTGTCGTCTCCCGGCATGAGCTCCACGCTCTGAAGGACAGGAAGATGCGCCTCAAACAAGTCGATGAACGGCCCTTGCAGCACGACATTTTCGCGCTCGCCGTCCGCGGCCGCCTCATCGAGCACATGCGTAATCAGGTAAGGACCGCGCTTAATTTGGAGCACCTCATTCTCCTTATAATCGCCCTCCGCTCCGCGAATAGCGAGCGCACGGCGCACATGCTCCCTCACAGCCTTAGCGCCATCCGCGGAACGGGAAAGCTCCGCCGGATGCACATTGAGGAACAGCACGGCACCTTCGCCTACCGCATGCTCGCCCTCCGCCGGATTGCGCCCAAGGCCAAGCGATTCAAACAGATGCTCCTCCGGCCGATCGTACGTGCGGCGCGCTTCGCTGCGGTTCCACCACTCGCTCACCGCATGGAACGGATCCGATCCGTCGCCGATGTAGATGAGCACGCCGCCTTCCCTTATCCATTGGCCGATCGACTGATGAATGCCCGGATGCTCCGGTTTCATAAATTCATAGCTGAGCAGCAAAACCCGGTAACCGTCCAAATAGCCAGGGAATGTAAGAATGTTGTCGAGCTGCACCGTGCGAAGCGGAATGCCGCTCTTCACCAGAGGCAGTGCAATGCCGTAGAACGCCGACCAATCGAGCAGCTCCCGCTGCGGCGGAGACAGCAAATCAGAAGTCGTCGCGCCGTCTGCTTTTAAGGCAGCCGTATCTTGCTGCCCTTCCGGAATGACGTCGCCCCTTTGGTACATAGCGGAGTTCGCCAAGCATAGCCCGATACCGGACGTATACGCTTCGCCCGCCCGTTCCTCTTCGTGATGATGCATATCCCGCAGGACTTCCATCACCGTCAGAAGCACCGTCGCATAATCTCCTGGAATCGGCTCTTTGCCAAGCCCGTCCTCCGTCGGGTACTTCCCTTCGAAAACGCGCCGCGGCCACGGGCATACCTCGTACTGCTTCACCTCCGGGTGGAGCAAGGAAGCGACGACGGTAGACCGGTAGTTTTTGCGATAATCGCTCCAGGTATAGCGAGGATTATCCTCGATCGGATCGTGCAGATACCACATTTCCCGCCCTGTGCCACGGGTAAGCTCCTGCATATTGCCATATTCCAGGTAGGCGGTTTCGAACGTCCGTTCACGACGAATACCTTGGTACACATTCGGCGTCCGGGACGTGCCGGTCCAAATCTGCGCAATGAAGCCGTCGCAGGCCGGCATCGATACAAGCAGCGCCTCCGGGCTAATAATCCGCCACTGCGTATAGTTAATAAGGCTATGCGTAGGCACATAGAAGCGAACGGTACGGCCGTATGTGACGAGCGCATACTCCTTCATCTGGCTGCAAAGCCGGTCCAGCGCCCTGTAATACATCTGCGCCTTCAGCTTCGATGCACGGTACTGCGCATCGGGCGAGGAATGAGGGGCGATCCACTCTTCCCCGTAATAATTCAGCCACTCTCGTTTAAAAGCGTCCGAGTAACCCCCTGCCGCCCAAAACTCCGGCTCTTCCATATGGATCGCTTCGACGCCGCAATCAATCGCCTTCTTTATAAACGTCGCCAAATACTCGGCAAACGAAATCGTTGGCACCATGTAAGGAACGTCCTTGCCATGAAGCAGATGGCTGCCCGCTCTGTCCTTCTGCGCTTCATCCCAATGGTCGCGCCCGTCGAACCGCCCGTACAGATAGTCCTGATACTCTCCCCAAGAAACGCCCGTCATGAGATGGATCGTATAGCCGGCTTTCTTCCATCCCTCAATCCGGCCCTGCAAATCATTCGAAATGCCGTAAACCATCACGAAATCGGTCCGAAGATCATACTTCGGTCCGTATGGACGCGCCTCCTGAAAGCCGGTCCATTCGTTCCTCGCCTTCTTCAACCGCCTCATTCCTTCCTAGATCCCGTTATTTTCTCACTATTAATGGATCATCTAGTTGGTATGAATTCTAAATGGATAACCCGGATCGCACAGCTTGCAGCCTGGCCCGAACGATGCCCTTATCCTTTAGCAGCTTGATAAACATGCCGCCGACGACGCTCCGGTGCTGGAAGTTCAGCTGCCGTGCCGTCAGCGTATCCGTCCAGTCCGAGAAAGGCACGCGATTCGGCGTATCGTTCAGCATGCGCCATACCGGCTCGATCAAGCGCTCGAAATCACTCTGGCGCTCCGCCAAGGCTGCCGACCAAATGAGCCAATCCGACTTCGTGTAGGTCGCGCGGCTGTCCAGCGGCGTACCGTACACATTGCGCTGTTTCAAGTACCAGGCGACTTCCGCCCGAACCGTCTCTTCCTTGAACAAACCGGTTTCGAACAGCTGATCCCAAATCAAGTTATATTTCAAGCTCCAGGTGCCGTCTTGGCCGAACGCCAGCTTCGTATGGTCGCCGTCATCGGCAAGCTCCGCCCACTGCGCCGCCATGTTCTGCGCCAGCTTTAGATAGCGCTCCGACTCTTCCTCGTCGCCTTGCAGCTGCTTCAGGATGGAGAAGCTCGCGACGCCCATGACCGCCTTCACGGACAAATTGGCATTGCGGGCCAAGTGGCCGGCGAAATCATCCGTGCACAGCTGATTTTCGGGATCCAGCCCGTGCTCCGCCAAGTAAGCGGCCCATTTCGCGAAGAGATCCATATGCTCGAACAGATACGCCGTCTTGCCGCCGGCCAGCGCGGTTGCCGCCGCCATGACAAGCATATTGCCGCACTCCTCGACAGGCATCTGCCCTTCAATGGCGTTGTCGCTGTAGACCTGGCCGTTGCCAAGCGGATATTGTCCGATATCGTGCGGAGCGAAAGCGAACGGCCATTTCTCGCTCTCGGCATACTTCACGATCGGCCGGATCATGCCCTCCGCAAGCGCAGGATTGTAGAGAAGATACAACGGAACGGATGGATAGCTGACGTCGACCGTCGCCATGCAGCCATTGCTGTAGCATTCCTTGGATAAGAAGAGCAGCTCGCCTTCCGTATCCAGAACCAGCTTGTGCGCGGCGATCGACTGTCTGTAGGACAGCGCGAGTATGTCGGCGTATTTCGAGCCCCCGGACGTGACCGCATCGGCCTGCAATTGCCGGTCGAACGCAGCGCATCGTTCCAACAGCGCTTCGTAATCTTCGAACGAGGCCGCGATCATTTGCGATGCGGTTTGTCCGCTTCGCTTCCAATACGCTTGCAGCTTCTCGCCGAAATATTCGACGGCATAGACATCGTCGTACGCGATCACCGCGAGCTCGCTTACCGGCGCTGTGCCTACGCTCCCCAGGTCGTACACGAGCGCCATGACCGGCTGGCTGTCCCGAACGGTTCGGGAGGCTCCGGCCGCTTCGCGCTGAGCGAGCCTTTCATTCCGCGCAAAGCGCTTTCGAATATCGGCCGAATCCAGGTAACCCTTCACCCTCCCCGACTGCCGCGCGGCGAGGTAGAATTGGCCCCAGTCGATCCGGTGATCATCACCGGATCGATTCATATAGTCCTGCCGCTCGTGCGCCATCCGCAGCAGAATCAATCCTTGATCCTCCGCGCTGCCCCCGATAACGGCCTGCTTCGGATGATCGACGCACCATTCCCCGGTGACGTCAAAATAAATGCTGACGTCGCGGCCGCGGCCGTCCGCCGAACACGCTTCGAACGCGACATAAGAAGCCGGTCTCGACAACACATCCAAGTCATCCAGCAGCAGCGGCGACGTGAAGCGAACCGTCAAGATGACGCCGGACGCTTCGAACGTATAGACCGTGCTGAGCGGCGATACCGTCAAGCCGGTTTGTTTCATGGCCGGAGGCTCCGGATAATAGCGCTCCGCATTCGGCTCGGCCAGTCCGGCAAAGCGCCAGACCGTTCCGTCGATACGGATCAGCCCGGTCATGGCATGACGCTGTCCGGTCCAATGGCGGGTGAAATCATCGGTCAGCCGATCGGCATTGGACCAGACGCTGAAGTAAGGATCTATCGTGACTAGAGGTACGGAGGATGGACGAATTGCATTCATCATCGAATATTGCACCCTTTCATTAAACTATAATTAATATAATAAATATATACATACTCTAATACTAATACTATGATTATTTGATTGTCAATAAAAAAGGAGCCGACCCTAGCTGCTCAAGCAGCTTAGGTCGGCTCCTATCGTTCGAACCATTACGATTTGCTCTCCGTGATCTCTTCCTTCGTATCGGAGACAAGCTCCTTCGCGGACGATTTGAACTCATGCAGCGTACGGCCGACGGCCCGCCCCAGCTCAGGCAGCTTCGATGGCCCAAATATAATGAGCACGACAACCAGAATCATCATCAAGCCCGGAAAACCGATATTTTGCAGCATAGCATCATCTCTCCATTCTTGGAATAGTTGTCTTAGTCTTGATCATGCCCGCTCGGGTAAGCGGCGACGGCTTCAATCTCGATCAGCCAATCCGAGTTAACGAGACCGGCGACGCCGACCGTGGAACGCGCGGTCTTCGTCGGGTTGCTCTTCGTGTTGAAAAACTTGGCGTACGCCTTGAACCAGCCGTCATAATCGAATTTGCCGTCCTTCGCCGCATCCGGCGCGATATAGACGCGCAAGTAGGTGACATCCTTCATCGAGAGCCCTTGTTCCTTCAACTGCTTCTCGATATTTTGCAAAATGCTCGTTCCCTGCTTTTCCGTATCACCGTAGCGTTCGTAGACCGTTTTGCCGTCTTTATCGATGACCGATGGCACGGTGCCGCTCGTCTCGAAGGTTGCGGCGCCGCCCGGCATCGCCACCGCGCTCGCGATGGAAGATGTCGGACTGCCGTAAAACTCGGGCTCGTGAATCGGGGCGAGCGGATATTTGTTCGGCGTGACTCCCGCGGCATACAGCGTCGCCGTTACGGTTAAGGAGGCAAGGACGACGGCGCCAATGGCGACTTTCAGCTTTCGGTTCATTTTCATCGGTATATCCCTCCCGTAATGATAGTAGGTCTATTCTTTCATGACGCGCGCATGGATGTCGGTGACGACTTCCCGCGCGGACTCGATGCCGCCGGCCATCCAAGCGGTAATGTAGCTGATATGCTCCCCTGCGAGATAGACGCGGCGGTCGGGGCGGCACAGCACCGGATAGTTCGTTTTCCGGTCGTCGGCCGAGTAGGATACCCAGCTGCCCAGGTTGTATTTGATCGTTTTCCAGTTGACGGAGAAGGAGGACTCGAACTCGGCGTAATATTGCGGATGGATCTTCGCCCCTTGCAGCAAGGCATGCGCCTCGCGCTGCTGGAACGTCAACGCGCCGATTTTGTCCGCATTCGAGCCTTGCGCATAGTAGCCGAGCAGAACCCCTTTCTTCGCGAAATAGTTCGTCGGCGGATAATAAATCGAGGAGATATCCATGTTCGTGAGCGTATTGCCGCCATAGATTTGATCGTCCTCCTCCCAGAACCGGCGCTTGAACTGCAGGCCGATTTTGCCGGCGTTGGCGTACTTCGTGTTATTGATCGCCTGCGTCATTTCATTCGACAGGTCATGCTTGATCGTCTTCAGCACGGAGAGCGGAATGGTGCAGATGCAGAAATCGCCATCGATCTGCTTCTCTTCTCCGCTAATCAGGTCGGTGTACGAGACTTGCACTTTCTCGCCGACATGCTTAATTTCAGTGACCTCCATGTTGTGCTTGATCCGGTTGCCGAGCCGCTTCTCGAACGCCTTCGGTATGGCGTCGATGCCGCCGACCGGGTGGAACATCATCATTTGCTGGTCGTAGCTGTACTCGCTGCTGAAAAAGCTCGCGAAGCCGGAATTGATGATCGCCTTCATATCGAACGGGTCGCGGATGACGCCAGCATCGAGACGCGAGCCCGGTTCGTCCTTGTAGCCGCCGCGCGATGAGCCTTTGTAGAACAAGTCCGCGTCGAGGTTGCCCTCGGAGCGAAGGTAGGCGACGACCTTCTCTTTCTCCTCCGGGGTAATCGGCAGGTCGAGCCCCGTCTGATTCACGGCTTTGGCTAGCAGCTCGTTAATATAACCTCTCGCATCGGCCTTCGCGGCGCGTTTGCGAACGCGAGTGTTCGATAAGGCACCCACGTTTTCGTTGTAATAATAGGCGCTCTCGTTCACGTTGTTGAACGGCTCCATCTGGATGCCGAACTCCCGGCAGTAGTCCATCGTGACGTGAAATTGCGGGATGCGCATCGGACCCGCGTTGAAATAGTGGCCTTCGTCGAAGCGCGCTACCTGCTTCTGTCCGCCGACCTCCGTCACGGTCGTGCCGCGGCGGACCGACCAGTTCCGGCCGCCGGAGCGCGCCCGGGCTTCGAGAATGACGCAGTCATAGCCCGCTTTGCCAAGCTCATACGCCGCGGTCAAGCCGGCGATTCCCGCGCCGAGGATGACGATCCGCTTACCGGAGCGGCCCGCTCCTTTCAAGTCCCAGCTGGAGGGCGGCGTATACTCCGCCGCCTTCATCGTTTGGGGCGTGAACAGCCCCATCGTGCCCATGACGCTGAATACGGCGGCGGCGCCGCCGATTTTCCCAACCGTCGTCAGAAATTGCCTGCGCGACACTTCGTTTGGCGTTTCTTTCGTTTCCATGCGCTTCAGCTCCTTTGCGGGACCATCTGTCCGTCTCTGCGAGAAATGTAGCATGGATTTTTTCGGCTGCGCCAATGTTTTGTTAGATAGTCTTACATAAATAAAATTTATATGGTTCATAGACAAAATTAATTGAATTGCAGATCACTTACAGGGAAACGCTGTATTACCGCTATTTGTAAGCGGTTGCTAAATCGGGTTTTGAGTAACATTTTACCAATTCAGTCATTCGACTGGGCAATCGGTCCCATTGATAAACG
It includes:
- a CDS encoding GntR family transcriptional regulator, which gives rise to MSQDREPLYIRIQNHFKDLIISRKLVEDDKIPTEKDLMDQFEVSRITVVNALAELAKDGWIYRIPGRGSFIKGIPETHMTASATMMDYGVLEERKAFRSKIGVVFPFIGDYFAIRLIHGITQALEASEYSVVVMFTYNSKETEKEVIRELKHNVDGLIIFPVDAEVYNEEIIALKMQNYPFVLIDRHLPGVETNVVTSDSVQASMLAVDHLWSLGHRNIAICSDSPLMTVSVEERIQGYNEALKQKGALINPALILTDFEVNAAKKEKEATSLFLQPDGDSPVMNAEHPLYRFIKNRMATAYIALNCALGVHILSIAKQVGLRVPEDISIITFDNPSPMLEEFSLLTHIDQSEQRIGSEAVNILLEVIGNKGKPIGYRKISLNPSLVMRQTTGPADSAR
- a CDS encoding glutaminase family protein; translated protein: MMNAIRPSSVPLVTIDPYFSVWSNADRLTDDFTRHWTGQRHAMTGLIRIDGTVWRFAGLAEPNAERYYPEPPAMKQTGLTVSPLSTVYTFEASGVILTVRFTSPLLLDDLDVLSRPASYVAFEACSADGRGRDVSIYFDVTGEWCVDHPKQAVIGGSAEDQGLILLRMAHERQDYMNRSGDDHRIDWGQFYLAARQSGRVKGYLDSADIRKRFARNERLAQREAAGASRTVRDSQPVMALVYDLGSVGTAPVSELAVIAYDDVYAVEYFGEKLQAYWKRSGQTASQMIAASFEDYEALLERCAAFDRQLQADAVTSGGSKYADILALSYRQSIAAHKLVLDTEGELLFLSKECYSNGCMATVDVSYPSVPLYLLYNPALAEGMIRPIVKYAESEKWPFAFAPHDIGQYPLGNGQVYSDNAIEGQMPVEECGNMLVMAAATALAGGKTAYLFEHMDLFAKWAAYLAEHGLDPENQLCTDDFAGHLARNANLSVKAVMGVASFSILKQLQGDEEESERYLKLAQNMAAQWAELADDGDHTKLAFGQDGTWSLKYNLIWDQLFETGLFKEETVRAEVAWYLKQRNVYGTPLDSRATYTKSDWLIWSAALAERQSDFERLIEPVWRMLNDTPNRVPFSDWTDTLTARQLNFQHRSVVGGMFIKLLKDKGIVRARLQAVRSGLSI
- a CDS encoding twin-arginine translocase TatA/TatE family subunit encodes the protein MLQNIGFPGLMMILVVVLIIFGPSKLPELGRAVGRTLHEFKSSAKELVSDTKEEITESKS
- a CDS encoding RidA family protein, with the translated sequence MKMNRKLKVAIGAVVLASLTVTATLYAAGVTPNKYPLAPIHEPEFYGSPTSSIASAVAMPGGAATFETSGTVPSVIDKDGKTVYERYGDTEKQGTSILQNIEKQLKEQGLSMKDVTYLRVYIAPDAAKDGKFDYDGWFKAYAKFFNTKSNPTKTARSTVGVAGLVNSDWLIEIEAVAAYPSGHDQD
- a CDS encoding flavin monoamine oxidase family protein, whose protein sequence is METKETPNEVSRRQFLTTVGKIGGAAAVFSVMGTMGLFTPQTMKAAEYTPPSSWDLKGAGRSGKRIVILGAGIAGLTAAYELGKAGYDCVILEARARSGGRNWSVRRGTTVTEVGGQKQVARFDEGHYFNAGPMRIPQFHVTMDYCREFGIQMEPFNNVNESAYYYNENVGALSNTRVRKRAAKADARGYINELLAKAVNQTGLDLPITPEEKEKVVAYLRSEGNLDADLFYKGSSRGGYKDEPGSRLDAGVIRDPFDMKAIINSGFASFFSSEYSYDQQMMMFHPVGGIDAIPKAFEKRLGNRIKHNMEVTEIKHVGEKVQVSYTDLISGEEKQIDGDFCICTIPLSVLKTIKHDLSNEMTQAINNTKYANAGKIGLQFKRRFWEEDDQIYGGNTLTNMDISSIYYPPTNYFAKKGVLLGYYAQGSNADKIGALTFQQREAHALLQGAKIHPQYYAEFESSFSVNWKTIKYNLGSWVSYSADDRKTNYPVLCRPDRRVYLAGEHISYITAWMAGGIESAREVVTDIHARVMKE